One Ammospiza caudacuta isolate bAmmCau1 chromosome 11, bAmmCau1.pri, whole genome shotgun sequence genomic window carries:
- the TM4SF4 gene encoding transmembrane 4 L6 family member 4, with product MCTGGCAKCLGSTLIPLAVLCTLANILLFFPGGKVEESAHITDEVWYFGGILGSGVLMIFPALVFLGLQNNDCCGCCGNRSCGKRFAMFSSIIFAAVGVVGAGYCFILSAVALNKGPKCQSQGGWTYPFEAGDYLGDHGLWIKCTSPDNIVPWHLTLFSLLLVMSGIQAVLCGIQVLNGIFGTICGDCKCCGCCGGEGTV from the exons ATGTGCACAGGAGGCTGTGCCAAGTGCCTGGGAAGTACTCTCAtccccctggctgtgctctgcaccCTTGCTaacattttgttgtttttccccGGAGGAAAAGTTGAAGAGAGTGCACACATTACAGATGAAGTTTGGTACTTTGGAGGGATCTTGGGATCGGGTGTATTG ATGATCTTCCCTGCCTTGGTATTTTTGGGCCTTCAGAATAATGATTGCTGTGGATGCTGTGGTAATCGGAGCTGTGGAAAGAGGTTTGCG ATGTTTTCTTCTATAATATTTGCTGCCGTTGGAGTTGTGGGAGCTGGATACTGCTTTATTTTGTCAGCAGTAGCCCTAAACAAAGGCCCTAAATGTCAAAGTCAAGGAGGCTGGACCTACCCTTTTGAGGCTGG GGATTACCTTGGTGACCACGGATTGTGGATAAAGTGTACATCACCTGATAACATTGTCCCGTGGCACCTGACCCTCTTCTCCTTGCTGCTGGTGATGAGCGGGATCCAGGCAGTGCTCTGTGGCATTCAGGTGCTGAATGGCATCTTTGGAACCATCTGTGGGGACTGCAAATGCTGCGGATGTTGTGGG GGAGAAGGAACTGTCTAA